Within the Oncorhynchus mykiss isolate Arlee chromosome 4, USDA_OmykA_1.1, whole genome shotgun sequence genome, the region ttctttcctttacacggatcagtcgtcaaAGCatgccccaaagcatgatgtttccaaccccatgcttcacagtaggtatggtgttctttggatgcaactcagcatcctccaaacacgacgagttgagtttttaccaaaaagttatattttggtttcatctgaccatatgacattatcccaatcttcttctggatcatccaaatgctctcttgcaaacttcagacgggcctggacatgtactggcttaagcagggggacacgtctggcactgcaggatttgagtccctggcggcgtagtgtgttactgatggtaggctttgttactttggtcccagctctctgcaggtcattcactaggtccccctgtgtggttctgggatttttgctcaccgttcttgtgatcattttgaccccacgggatgagatcttacgtggagccccagatcgagggagattatcagtggtcttgtatgtcttccctttcctaataattgctcctacagttgatttcttcaaaccaagctgcttacctattgcagattcagtcttcccagcctggtgcaggtctacaattttgtttctggtgtcctttgacagctctttggtcttggccatagtggagtttggagtgtgactgtttgaggttgtggacaggtgacttttatactgataacaagttcaaacaggtgccattaatacaggtaacgagtggaggacagaggagcctcttaaagaagaagttacaggtctgtgagagccagaaatcttgcttgtttgtaggtgaccaaatacttattttccaccataatttgcaaataaattcattaaaattcctacaatgtgattttctggatttttttttctaattttgtctatcatagttgaagtgtaccggcctctctacaggcctctctcatctttttaatttggagaacttgcacaattggtggctgactaaatacttttttgccccactgtatgtgttcgATGGTTAATCCAAAACTTGATCAATCTACACCGATTTGCTTTATATAACCGTTAGTTTCCCTTTTAAGTTAAGTTTTCTCTGCCAATGTTTAAGGGTCATGCACGGTTACATAAACTGTAAGTTTATGCTGCACACACATATAACAGCAGCAAACTCTGGGAACCCCGAGCCCACATGCAGGACAGAGTTTGACTCAGGAAAACATTGTAAAGTAAACATAGACAATCATCAACAAACAGGAATGACGGGAGAGTAGACATGCTCTTTTCGATGCTGAAATCACTGATCAATGTCTGAAGCCTTTGCCTTCCCTATGGATCATGTTTGCTGAGGGCTGACATAACTGTTTTGGTTGTTTCTATGACCCTTGTCCAATGGCTCTTCAAAAGTGCTGAGTGGACAAAAAACGGGATGATAAGTACTGTTCACAGTGGATTTACCCCCGATACCCCCTCTCTATCATGCGATGTTGTGAGGCCAAAGTGCACTGACCACTCCAGTACAAAAAGGGGGAACTGTTACTTACCCAGGTGTAGTCAGCATGCAGTGTGTCTGGACCCTCTCCCTGCTTCAGCTAGTAGCCCTGTGGGCCAACGCAGCAGTGCTCACTGAAAATGGCCTCCCCATCCTCTGGGACCAGGCACCCAGCCAGCTGTCGGACCTGCCTCAGGCGGACAACGTGGTCACGATCAACCCCTGGAACTCCCTGCAGAGGATGAGTCTGTATAGGATACTGGTTGGCTCCACTGACAAGTATATGGCCTCCATGGGAACCAATGACAGTGCCAGCCCGTTGTGGGGCCTGCCTCTGCAGCTGGCCTGGAAAGTCAGATCAGGTATGTCGGGCCTTCATTAGGTAGGTTTGGGGAGTCTAATATATGCACATTGTTTTTGCGATAACTGTAATACACAATAATGTTGACTACGTTTCTCAGTTGTCTCGATCAGATGGTTTATCAAAGGCTGTCATGGGGGAAGAGATGTGACTGAATGCGCTTCTGTTCCCTTAGGGCGTTTGGTTGACCCCACTGGTGCTACAACATGTGGACAGGAAGGAGATCCCATGTGCATTTCCACTAATAGCTGGTGGGCATGTAAGCACTGTGACACATATTCAACCATGCAGGCCATGTGTGTAGCCCAACACTTCAATAACAGACCATTAGTAAActcgctctctcgctccttctctccctccccaggtGTGAACTACTACCTCTCAGTGATCCCGTTCCTGGCTGCTGTGcagaaaggcctgattggagATGGTCTCATTCAGGTCCAGGTACAGGCACCAGCTGAGGCAGCTGAAGACTCCTGCACCTCTTACACAGACTGCTCTGCTAAGTACCCAGACCTCATGGCCAAATGGGAAGAATTCTTCCAGGTAAGCTATTCAATGAACCTCCTTCCCCATGGGAAGCATTTTCCTTCTTGCCCTAGGAGATAAAACCGGCTTGTTAATTTAGTTGAGTGAGGCCTAGACTCAATCAGATCAATAGCAGACACCCGTATAGTGGATGTTATGGCAGTTGTCAGAAGTGGAAATATGTTGGAGCCGTCAGAttggtgagcagctgctcttgtgaTCGTGAAGCCACACCCGTCCAACTGGCTTTCAGAACGCCAAGGTGTAGGCCGTATAGAAACAATTACGCTTAAATTGAACAATCATTCAACGAAATAATGACTTCGATCACTCTAATCAAGGTGTAGATTAggtctcacattccagtgttcaaacTAGTTATACTTAAGGAGGACATTGCTATTTACAAGGCGCCACTTGTGGATCTGACAGCTGCACCGCAGTTCCATCACTGGTGAATGCATAGAATTATTTGTTGTTCTTGGTTTATAATATGCTACCTTTCCATTCTAGACCCTGAAAGATGTTAGCGCATCTGAGATTTCTGACTTTGAGAAAAGGGACCAGATTCTAGGTGCCTTTTGGGCAGGTGAAACGCTCTCTTTGAATACTGCCTCATCCAGCTGCAAGGCAAAGTGAGTAGAAACATTAAGTGATACAGGTCATCACCATTTGACTTCATTTTTGGTACTCTGGTACTCTTGACACAATGTTGAGTTTCAATTAAATATAGGACTCTGTCCTTCAATCAGCTTTTACCTTGATTATTGATTATTGTTTACGAAAACAATTATTAATTCAGTCTTTTGAGTCCCAATTTAGTCCTTGTAATCACACCTTTGACCTTTGTTACAGGATGAGCTACTATTCCAGCCCAGAGGTTGCATTCGCCAAAAGCTGGATGAACGCTGCAGATTACGTGGCAGCCGCATACTTCCAGTCCAGCCTCAATAACTCTGTGCTTTTCATGGGACCTCTGCCCAGCAGAGTGCTTCAGGAGGGGGATAGTGCTCCTAACATAGCTGACCTAAGCACAGAGGAGAACCACACCCTCTATATCTTTGGTTGGATGAACAGGATGAACACGATTCTCTGTGAGTACTTTTACTTTTAGTCCCCCGAGATggatgttaaaaaaatatatttgatcatTCTTTGTATGAAAAGTAAGAGGAACATTTCAGAGTGAAATTGAGATGACAGACACCAGTCAGTGAGAAAATGAAGTCTATAGTCTCCCTCTAGTGGTGACATGCATGAAGTGTATTGAAATTGAGAGATCTACAGTACCAATTCGGTTGCATCAGGTTACTTGATCACATTTTCTTAACCAGTTGTTGTTCACCTTGTGACAGTGGGCTCTCCGGTTAAGATGTGGCGCTCAGCCATGTGCTCTGACAAGGCTCGGGAGAAGGGCCGAGAGCTCCTACAGAACCTGATCCTGGACCCTAAATTCGCTGTTTCCACCTTCGTCTCCATTCTGACAGAGATGACCCGCAGCTGCACGGGCCTCAGCACATAAGTCCAATGAATAAAACTCACACAGTGCTATTTACACTTCCTGTGTTTGCCATCATTCCTTTTCCACAGTAGACAAAGTCCTTGTTGATTAATGCACAAACAATGTATTTATTGTATGActataataatacatttacatgGAAGAGTGGCTCAGTGCAAAGTGCATAATAACAAAGATAAATAAATGTTGCTTGAAATTTGAACATTATATCTCACATGCCAAAATGTTCATGGATCTTCACACTCAAACTTTAAGCTTGGATATGTATCAGATATTCATCACATCCATTGATTCTATTCCATCCTAAAGATATCCATTGATTCTCTTATTTCCTAAACCTGTTTCGCAGTCTGCATGGCATATGTGTTTATTGTTTTTCTCTTGCCGTGAATACTTTGGTCATTCAATTTTCTCCTGATGCTGG harbors:
- the leg1 gene encoding protein LEG1 homolog precursor (The RefSeq protein has 1 substitution compared to this genomic sequence) gives rise to the protein MQCVWTLSLLQLVALWANAAVLTENGLPILWDQAPSQLSDLPQADDVVTINPWNSLQRMSLYRILVGSTDKYMASMGTNDSASPLWGLPLQLAWKVRSGRLVDPTGATTCGQEGDPMCISTNSWWACVNYYLSVIPFLAAVQKGLIGDGLIQVQVQAPAEAAEDSCTSYTDCSAKYPDLMAKWEEFFQTLKDVSASEISDFEKRDQILGAFWAGETLSLNTASSSCKAKMSYYSSPEVAFAKSWMNAADYVAAAYFQSSLNNSVLFMGPLPSRVLQEGDSAPNIADLSTEENHTLYIFGWMNRMNTILLGSPVKMWRSAMCSDKAREKGRELLQNLILDPKFAVSTFVSILTEMTRSCTGLST